One part of the Streptomyces nigra genome encodes these proteins:
- a CDS encoding efflux RND transporter permease subunit, with protein sequence MSWLSRFSLAQRALIGLISIIALVFGAIAIPQLKQQLLPSIELPMVSVIAPYQGASPDVVEKQVVEPIEDSLEAVDGITGVTSTAAEGNAVIMASFDYGPGTQQLVADVQQAVNRARVQLPDSVDPQVIAGSTDDIPTVVLAVTSGKDQQALADQLDRTLVPALKEIDGVGQVTVDGVRDLQVAVTPDDGKLAEAGLTPADLSKALQAGGATLPAGSFDEDGANHTVQVGGGFTSLDQIKDLRVKGQGKGKPVRLADAAAVAQEQAPADSLTRTDGKPSLAVAVTMDRDGSAVAISDAVADKLPKLRADLGSDATLTVVSDQGPAVKKSIDGLTTEGALGLLFAVLVILVFLASIRSTLVTAVSIPLSVVLALIVLWTRDLSLNMLTLGALTIAIGRVVDDSIVVLENIKRHLGYGEEREDAILKAVREVAGAVTSSTLTTVAVFLPIGLVGGMVGELFGSFSLTVTAALLASLLVSLTVVPVLSYWFLRAPKGTPEDADEARRAAEEKEARSRLQRIYVPVLRFATRRRLTSVLIAVAVLFGTFGMAPLLKTNFFDQGEQEVLTVKQELEPGTSLAATDAQAKKVEKLLAGTDGVKDYQVTVGSSGFMAAFGGGTDTNQASYQVMLEGSASYDDVQSRIEAGLKKLDGIGTTTISAGDGFGAQDLSVVVKAADGEVLRSAAEQVRKAVAGLDDVTDVTSDLSQSVPRVSVRANEKAAAAGFDDQSLGLAVAQAVRGTTAAQATLDDTERDVVIKSAEPATTLKELRALRLGPVKLGDIAEVKLVDGPVSMTRIDGRRAATITAKPTGDNTGAVSADLQSKIDGLKLPAGATADIGGVSEDQDEAFANLGLAMLAAIAIVFMLLVATFRSLAQPLILLVSVPFAATGAIGLLVATGTPMGVPAMIGMLMLIGIVVTNAIVLIDLINQYRAQGYGVVEAVVEGGRHRLRPILMTALATIFALLPMALGVTGEGGFIAQPLAVVVIGGLITSTLLTLLLVPTLYAMLELRKERRAKKRAAKRARKAGLPEQPAPDASSEETQPASV encoded by the coding sequence ATGTCCTGGCTGTCCCGATTCAGCCTCGCGCAACGAGCTCTGATCGGCCTGATCTCGATCATCGCGCTGGTCTTCGGCGCGATCGCGATACCCCAGCTCAAGCAGCAGCTGCTGCCCTCCATCGAACTGCCCATGGTGTCCGTGATCGCCCCCTACCAGGGCGCGTCCCCGGACGTGGTCGAGAAGCAGGTCGTCGAGCCGATCGAGGACAGCCTCGAAGCCGTCGACGGCATCACCGGCGTCACCTCCACCGCCGCCGAAGGCAACGCCGTCATCATGGCGTCCTTCGACTACGGCCCCGGCACCCAGCAGCTCGTCGCCGACGTCCAGCAGGCCGTCAACCGGGCCCGCGTCCAGCTGCCCGACTCCGTCGACCCGCAGGTGATCGCCGGCTCCACCGACGACATCCCGACCGTCGTCCTCGCCGTCACCTCCGGCAAGGACCAGCAGGCCCTGGCCGACCAGCTCGACCGGACCCTGGTGCCCGCCCTCAAGGAGATCGACGGCGTCGGCCAGGTCACCGTCGACGGTGTGCGCGACCTCCAGGTCGCCGTCACGCCCGACGACGGCAAGCTCGCCGAGGCCGGGCTCACCCCGGCGGACCTCTCCAAGGCCCTCCAGGCCGGCGGCGCCACCCTGCCCGCCGGCTCCTTCGACGAGGACGGCGCCAACCACACCGTGCAGGTCGGCGGCGGCTTCACCTCGCTCGACCAGATCAAGGACCTGCGGGTCAAGGGCCAGGGCAAGGGCAAGCCCGTACGCCTCGCCGACGCGGCCGCCGTCGCCCAGGAGCAGGCCCCGGCCGACTCCCTCACCCGCACCGACGGCAAGCCCTCGCTGGCCGTCGCCGTGACGATGGACCGTGACGGCAGCGCCGTCGCCATCTCCGACGCCGTCGCGGACAAGCTGCCGAAGCTGCGCGCGGACCTCGGCTCGGACGCCACGCTCACCGTGGTCAGCGACCAGGGCCCGGCGGTGAAGAAGTCCATCGACGGACTGACCACCGAGGGCGCGCTCGGTCTGCTCTTCGCGGTCCTGGTCATCCTGGTCTTCCTCGCGTCGATCCGCTCGACGCTGGTGACCGCGGTGTCCATCCCGCTGTCGGTCGTCCTCGCCCTGATCGTGCTGTGGACGCGGGACCTCTCGCTCAACATGCTGACGCTCGGCGCGCTGACCATCGCGATCGGCCGGGTAGTCGACGACTCGATCGTGGTCCTGGAGAACATCAAGCGGCACCTCGGCTACGGCGAGGAGCGCGAGGACGCCATCCTCAAGGCGGTCCGCGAGGTCGCCGGCGCGGTGACCTCCTCGACGCTCACCACGGTGGCCGTCTTCCTGCCGATCGGCCTGGTCGGCGGCATGGTGGGCGAGCTGTTCGGCTCGTTCAGCCTGACGGTGACGGCGGCCCTGCTGGCGTCGCTGCTGGTGTCCCTCACGGTCGTGCCCGTGCTGTCGTACTGGTTCCTGCGCGCCCCGAAGGGCACGCCCGAGGACGCCGACGAGGCGCGCCGCGCCGCCGAGGAGAAGGAGGCGCGCAGCCGGCTCCAGCGGATCTACGTGCCCGTCCTGCGCTTCGCCACCCGCCGCAGGCTGACCAGTGTGCTGATCGCCGTCGCCGTCCTGTTCGGCACGTTCGGCATGGCGCCGCTGCTGAAGACGAACTTCTTCGACCAGGGCGAGCAGGAGGTCCTCACCGTCAAGCAGGAGCTCGAGCCCGGCACCAGCCTCGCCGCGACCGACGCGCAGGCCAAGAAGGTCGAGAAGCTCCTCGCCGGCACCGACGGCGTCAAGGACTACCAGGTCACCGTCGGCTCGTCCGGCTTCATGGCCGCCTTCGGCGGCGGCACCGACACCAACCAGGCGTCGTACCAGGTGATGCTGGAGGGCTCCGCGTCCTACGACGACGTGCAGAGCCGTATCGAGGCCGGCCTGAAGAAGCTCGACGGCATCGGCACGACCACCATCTCCGCCGGTGACGGCTTCGGCGCCCAGGACCTGAGCGTCGTCGTCAAGGCGGCCGACGGGGAGGTGCTGCGCTCGGCGGCCGAGCAGGTCCGCAAGGCCGTGGCAGGCCTGGACGACGTCACCGACGTCACCAGCGACCTGTCCCAGAGCGTGCCCCGCGTCTCGGTGCGGGCCAACGAGAAGGCGGCCGCGGCCGGCTTCGACGACCAGAGCCTCGGCCTGGCCGTGGCCCAGGCGGTCCGCGGCACCACCGCGGCCCAGGCGACCCTCGACGACACCGAGCGGGACGTCGTCATCAAGTCGGCCGAGCCGGCGACGACCCTGAAGGAGCTGCGGGCGCTGCGCCTCGGCCCGGTGAAGCTCGGGGACATCGCGGAGGTGAAGCTGGTGGACGGACCGGTGTCGATGACCCGGATCGACGGCCGGCGCGCCGCCACCATCACGGCCAAGCCGACCGGTGACAACACCGGCGCGGTCAGCGCCGACCTCCAGTCGAAGATCGACGGGCTGAAGCTCCCGGCGGGCGCGACGGCCGACATCGGCGGTGTCTCCGAGGACCAGGACGAGGCGTTCGCCAACCTGGGCCTGGCGATGCTGGCGGCGATCGCGATCGTCTTCATGCTGCTGGTGGCGACCTTCCGCTCGCTCGCGCAGCCGCTGATCCTGCTCGTCTCCGTGCCGTTCGCGGCGACCGGCGCGATCGGCCTGCTGGTGGCGACCGGCACCCCGATGGGCGTCCCCGCGATGATCGGCATGCTGATGCTGATCGGCATCGTGGTCACCAACGCCATCGTGCTGATCGACCTCATCAACCAGTACCGGGCCCAGGGGTACGGCGTCGTCGAGGCCGTGGTCGAGGGCGGCCGGCACCGGCTGCGCCCGATCCTCATGACGGCGCTGGCGACGATCTTCGCCCTGCTCCCGATGGCGCTCGGCGTCACCGGCGAGGGCGGTTTCATCGCCCAGCCGCTGGCCGTGGTCGTGATCGGCGGTCTGATCACCTCCACCCTGCTCACCCTGCTCCTCGTCCCGACGCTCTACGCGATGCTCGAACTGCGCAAGGAGCGCCGGGCGAAGAAGCGGGCGGCCAAGCGGGCCCGGAAGGCCGGCCTGCCCGAGCAGCCGGCGCCGGACGCCTCCTCCGAGGAGACACAGCCCGCGTCCGTGTGA
- a CDS encoding response regulator, which yields MPIRVLLADDQALLRSAFRVLVDSEPDMEVVGEASDGEEAVRLAKQERADVVLMDIRMPGTDGLAATRMISADPALAHVRVVILTTFEVDDYVVQSLRAGASGFLGKGSEPDELLAAIRVAAGGEALLSPAATKSLIARFLAHGDGDGRDPARGERLDALTVREREVLVQVAGGLSNDEIAERLEVSPLTVKTHVNRAMSKLGARDRAQLVVIAYESGLVRPRVE from the coding sequence ATGCCGATCCGTGTCCTGCTCGCCGACGACCAGGCCCTGCTGCGCAGCGCCTTCCGGGTGCTGGTCGACTCCGAACCGGACATGGAGGTCGTCGGCGAGGCCTCCGACGGCGAGGAGGCGGTCCGGCTGGCGAAGCAGGAGCGCGCGGACGTCGTCCTCATGGACATCCGGATGCCCGGCACCGACGGCCTCGCCGCCACCCGCATGATCAGCGCCGACCCGGCCCTCGCCCATGTCCGCGTCGTCATACTGACCACCTTCGAGGTCGACGACTACGTCGTGCAGTCGCTGCGGGCCGGCGCGTCCGGGTTCCTCGGCAAGGGCTCCGAACCCGACGAGCTCCTCGCCGCGATCCGGGTCGCCGCGGGCGGCGAGGCCCTGCTGTCCCCGGCCGCCACCAAGAGCCTGATCGCCCGCTTCCTCGCCCATGGCGACGGCGACGGCCGCGACCCCGCCCGCGGCGAGCGGCTCGACGCCCTGACCGTCCGCGAGCGCGAGGTGCTGGTCCAGGTCGCCGGCGGACTCTCCAACGACGAGATCGCCGAGCGGCTCGAGGTCAGCCCGCTCACCGTGAAGACCCACGTCAACCGCGCCATGTCCAAGCTGGGTGCCCGCGACCGTGCCCAGCTCGTCGTCATCGCCTACGAGTCGGGGCTGGTACGTCCGAGGGTGGAGTGA
- a CDS encoding sensor histidine kinase codes for MAPVTSSAGQRVRRHLTAHPMALDAALAVAVLVCMVAGSFVDPHGEDGVTWGLRTPDALSLLLMALGAAALVLRRRAPIPVLAATGGLSLVEFATGDPRAPVAMAAVVALYTVASTTDRSTTWRIGLLTVTVLTGSAMLAGPLPWYSQENLAIFAWTGIGATAGDAVRSRRAVVTAIRERAERAERTREEEARRRVAEERLRIARDLHDVVAHHIALVNVQAGVAAHVMDKRPDQAKEALAHVREASRSALDELRATVGLLRQSGDPEAPTEPAPGLDRLDDLAGTFRNAGLQVDVARADQDTTLPAAVDLAAYRVIQEALTNVQKHAGPGARAEVSVVRVGPNVEVTVLDDGSGQDDGTAGGGHGLLGMRERVSALRGTLTTGPRYGGGFRVHAILPVGAGVRATEDAV; via the coding sequence TTGGCCCCCGTTACGAGCTCCGCAGGGCAGCGCGTCCGCCGTCACCTCACGGCACACCCCATGGCCCTGGACGCGGCGCTGGCCGTCGCCGTCCTGGTCTGCATGGTGGCGGGCTCGTTCGTGGACCCGCACGGTGAGGACGGCGTCACCTGGGGGCTGCGCACCCCGGATGCCCTCAGCCTGCTGCTGATGGCCCTCGGCGCGGCGGCCCTCGTCCTGCGCCGCCGCGCCCCCATCCCGGTCCTCGCCGCGACCGGCGGCCTCTCCCTCGTGGAGTTCGCCACCGGCGACCCGCGCGCCCCCGTCGCCATGGCCGCGGTCGTCGCGCTCTACACCGTCGCCTCCACCACCGACCGCTCCACGACCTGGCGGATCGGCCTGCTCACCGTCACCGTCCTGACCGGCTCCGCGATGCTCGCCGGGCCGCTGCCCTGGTACTCCCAGGAGAACCTCGCCATCTTCGCCTGGACCGGCATCGGTGCCACCGCGGGAGACGCGGTCCGCAGCCGCCGGGCCGTGGTCACCGCCATCCGCGAACGCGCCGAGCGGGCCGAGCGCACCCGCGAGGAGGAGGCCCGCCGTCGGGTCGCCGAGGAGCGCCTGCGCATCGCCCGCGATCTGCACGACGTCGTCGCCCACCACATCGCCCTGGTCAATGTGCAGGCCGGCGTCGCCGCCCATGTCATGGACAAGCGGCCCGACCAGGCCAAGGAGGCCCTCGCCCACGTACGGGAGGCCAGCCGCTCCGCCCTCGACGAACTGCGCGCCACCGTCGGGCTGCTCCGGCAGTCCGGCGACCCCGAGGCCCCCACCGAACCGGCGCCCGGCCTCGACCGCCTCGACGACCTCGCGGGCACCTTCCGCAACGCCGGACTCCAGGTGGACGTCGCCCGAGCCGACCAGGACACCACGCTCCCCGCCGCCGTCGACCTCGCCGCCTACCGCGTCATCCAGGAGGCCCTGACCAATGTGCAGAAGCACGCCGGGCCCGGCGCCCGGGCCGAGGTCAGCGTCGTCCGCGTCGGCCCGAACGTCGAGGTCACCGTCCTCGACGACGGCTCCGGCCAGGACGACGGCACCGCGGGCGGCGGCCACGGCCTGCTCGGCATGCGCGAACGCGTCTCCGCCCTGCGCGGCACCCTGACCACCGGCCCCCGCTACGGCGGCGGGTTCCGCGTCCACGCGATCCTGCCGGTCGGAGCCGGCGTCCGGGCCACCGAGGACGCCGTGTGA
- the pspAA gene encoding PspA-associated protein PspAA: MIVRIMGEGQVRLSDSHLPELNKLDDELLAEMEGGDGPGFRRTLTALLAEVRGRGTPLPDDSLEPSDLILPSPDATLEEVRELLSDDGLIPN; encoded by the coding sequence CTGATCGTCCGGATCATGGGTGAGGGGCAGGTGCGTCTCTCCGACAGCCACCTGCCCGAGCTGAACAAGCTGGACGACGAGCTCCTCGCGGAGATGGAGGGCGGCGACGGCCCCGGCTTCCGCCGCACCCTCACCGCCCTGCTCGCCGAGGTCCGCGGGCGGGGCACCCCGCTCCCCGACGACTCCCTGGAGCCGTCGGACCTGATCCTGCCGTCCCCGGACGCCACCCTGGAGGAGGTCCGGGAACTGCTCAGCGACGACGGACTGATCCCCAACTGA
- a CDS encoding PspA/IM30 family protein, with product MKRMGMIFRAKANKALDRAEDPRETLDYSYQKQLELLQKVRRGVADVATSRKRLELQLNQLQSQSSKLEDQGRKALALGREDLAREALSRRAALQQQVTDLETQHATLQGEEEKLTLAAQRLQAKVDAFRTKKETIKATYTAAQAQTRIGEAFSGISEEMGDVGLAIQRAEDKTAQLQARAGAIDELLASGALDDQSGMHKDDIQAELDRLSGGTDVELELQRMKAELAGGSSAGQQAIEGGTGQQQSQQQPQDTPRFDKQ from the coding sequence ATGAAGCGTATGGGGATGATCTTCCGCGCGAAGGCGAACAAGGCCCTTGACCGGGCCGAGGACCCGCGCGAGACCCTCGATTACTCGTACCAGAAGCAGCTGGAGCTGCTCCAGAAGGTGCGCCGGGGCGTGGCCGACGTGGCCACCTCCCGCAAGCGCCTGGAGCTCCAGCTGAACCAGCTCCAGTCGCAGTCGTCCAAGCTGGAGGACCAGGGCCGTAAGGCGCTCGCGCTCGGCCGCGAGGACCTGGCCCGCGAGGCGCTGTCCCGGCGCGCCGCCCTCCAGCAGCAGGTGACGGACCTGGAGACCCAGCACGCGACCCTGCAGGGCGAGGAGGAGAAGCTCACCCTCGCGGCCCAGCGGCTCCAGGCCAAGGTGGACGCCTTCCGCACCAAGAAGGAGACCATCAAGGCCACCTACACCGCGGCCCAGGCCCAGACCCGGATCGGCGAGGCGTTCTCCGGCATCTCCGAGGAGATGGGCGACGTCGGCCTGGCGATCCAGCGGGCCGAGGACAAGACGGCCCAGCTCCAGGCCCGCGCCGGCGCCATCGACGAGCTGCTGGCCTCCGGCGCCCTGGACGACCAGTCCGGTATGCACAAGGACGACATCCAGGCCGAGCTGGACCGGCTCTCCGGTGGTACGGATGTAGAGCTGGAGCTGCAGCGCATGAAGGCGGAGCTGGCGGGAGGCTCCTCGGCCGGACAGCAGGCCATCGAGGGCGGCACCGGACAGCAGCAGTCCCAGCAGCAGCCGCAGGACACCCCGCGCTTCGACAAGCAGTAG
- a CDS encoding DUF3043 domain-containing protein, translating to MFRSRAKEEKAQDAAKAPVTDSTQTRHPEAPKGRPTPKRSAAQSQRRSVANTSMSRKDAAKRQREERRAALERQRQALASGDERYLPARDKGPVRRFARDFVDSRFNIAEFFLPMAVVILVLSMVRVPALQNIALLLWLIVIVLIVLDSFVTAFRLKKRLAERFPNESRRGAVAYALMRSLQMRRLRLPKPQVKRGERP from the coding sequence GTGTTCCGTAGCCGTGCCAAGGAAGAGAAGGCCCAGGACGCCGCCAAGGCGCCGGTGACCGACTCCACTCAGACCCGCCATCCCGAGGCCCCCAAGGGCCGCCCCACGCCCAAGCGCAGTGCGGCCCAGTCGCAGCGCCGCAGCGTGGCCAACACGTCGATGTCGCGCAAGGACGCCGCCAAGCGCCAGCGCGAGGAGCGCCGTGCCGCCCTGGAGCGGCAGCGCCAGGCGCTGGCCTCGGGCGACGAGCGTTACCTGCCCGCGCGTGACAAGGGCCCGGTCCGCCGGTTCGCGCGTGACTTCGTCGACTCGCGCTTCAACATCGCGGAGTTCTTCCTCCCGATGGCCGTGGTCATCCTCGTGCTGAGCATGGTGCGGGTGCCCGCGCTGCAGAACATCGCGCTGCTGCTGTGGCTCATCGTGATCGTGCTGATCGTGCTCGACTCGTTCGTCACCGCGTTCCGTCTGAAGAAGCGGCTCGCCGAGCGCTTCCCGAACGAGAGCCGCCGCGGCGCCGTCGCCTACGCGCTGATGCGCTCGCTCCAGATGCGCCGGCTCCGGCTGCCCAAGCCCCAGGTCAAGCGCGGAGAGCGGCCCTGA
- a CDS encoding class I SAM-dependent methyltransferase, producing MTRQLDEQIAGRFPVGKRLRVLDVGMGQGTQALRLARAGHQVTGVERDATMIAAARARLAREPEGIRERVRLVQSDGRDTGVHFLPGSFDVVLCHGVLMYVDEPDPLLAGLARMLAPGGLLSLLVRNGDALALRPGLAGDWETALAAFDTSAYLPHSRADSNGGTPTRLGLDVRADRLSDLTATLAGIGAPLHTWYGVRVCTDTAADGAEIPDDLGTLLAVEERAGKTDPYRGVAALLHLCGVRG from the coding sequence GTGACCCGGCAGCTCGACGAGCAGATAGCGGGCCGGTTCCCGGTCGGGAAGCGGCTGCGTGTCCTCGACGTGGGCATGGGCCAGGGCACACAGGCGCTGCGGCTGGCCCGCGCCGGTCACCAGGTGACGGGCGTCGAGCGGGACGCGACGATGATCGCGGCGGCCCGCGCGCGGCTGGCCCGCGAGCCCGAGGGCATCCGGGAGCGGGTGCGTCTCGTCCAGAGCGACGGGCGCGACACCGGGGTGCACTTCCTGCCGGGCAGCTTCGACGTCGTGCTCTGCCACGGCGTGCTCATGTACGTCGACGAGCCCGATCCGCTGCTGGCCGGGCTGGCGCGGATGCTGGCGCCCGGCGGTCTGCTGTCGCTGCTCGTACGCAACGGCGACGCGCTCGCCCTGCGCCCGGGCCTGGCCGGCGACTGGGAGACCGCGCTGGCCGCCTTCGACACCAGCGCCTACCTCCCCCATTCTCGAGCAGACTCGAACGGGGGGACCCCCACCCGCCTCGGCCTGGACGTACGGGCGGACCGGCTGTCCGATCTGACGGCGACGCTCGCCGGGATCGGGGCGCCCCTGCACACCTGGTACGGCGTGCGGGTGTGCACGGACACGGCCGCCGACGGGGCGGAGATCCCCGACGACCTCGGCACCCTCCTCGCCGTCGAGGAGCGGGCCGGGAAGACCGACCCGTACCGGGGTGTGGCCGCCCTGCTGCATCTGTGCGGAGTGCGGGGCTGA
- a CDS encoding S1C family serine protease: MDVRRPPAPRPAVAAALLLSAALLLAGCSGPSSPRDPRAATSQAAVPRAKAAADDLQDGYLQVIRDVLPSVVQIQAARDLGSGVVYDDQGHIVTNAHVVGNEKTFRVTTAGSERELTARLVASYPPQDLAVVRLDDPPDGLRPAQFGDSSKVRVGQIVLAMGSPLGLSSSVTQGIVSATGRTVTEGGDDGGTGATIANMVQTSAAINPGNSGGALVDLDSRVVGIPTLAAVDPNAGGGAAPGIGFAIPASTVRKIADQIIENGRVTDSGRAALGITGRTVVDQDLDPVGVAVVEVQSGGAADKAGLRRGDVITRLGDTDITTIASLSEALAADEPGERTSVTFLRDGDEEKADVTLGEQ, from the coding sequence ATGGATGTTCGCCGTCCCCCCGCCCCGCGGCCGGCCGTCGCGGCGGCCCTGCTGCTGAGCGCCGCGCTGCTCCTCGCCGGGTGCTCCGGGCCGTCGTCCCCGCGTGACCCGCGCGCCGCGACGAGCCAGGCCGCCGTCCCCCGGGCGAAGGCGGCCGCCGACGATCTGCAGGACGGCTATCTCCAGGTGATCCGGGACGTCCTGCCGTCGGTCGTGCAGATCCAGGCCGCCCGTGACCTCGGGTCCGGGGTGGTCTACGACGACCAGGGACACATCGTCACCAACGCGCACGTCGTCGGGAACGAGAAGACGTTCCGGGTGACGACCGCGGGCAGCGAGCGCGAACTCACCGCGCGGCTCGTGGCGTCGTATCCGCCGCAGGACCTCGCCGTCGTCCGGCTGGACGACCCGCCGGACGGGCTGCGTCCGGCCCAGTTCGGGGACTCCTCGAAGGTGCGGGTCGGGCAGATCGTGCTGGCGATGGGGTCGCCGCTCGGACTGTCGTCCAGCGTGACCCAGGGCATCGTCTCGGCGACCGGACGGACCGTCACCGAGGGCGGTGACGACGGCGGTACGGGCGCGACGATCGCCAACATGGTGCAGACGTCGGCGGCCATCAACCCGGGCAACAGCGGCGGCGCCCTGGTCGATCTGGACAGCCGGGTCGTCGGCATCCCGACGCTCGCCGCCGTCGACCCGAACGCGGGCGGCGGCGCGGCGCCGGGCATCGGGTTCGCGATCCCGGCGTCGACGGTGCGGAAGATCGCCGATCAGATCATCGAGAACGGCCGGGTCACCGACTCGGGACGGGCGGCGCTCGGCATCACCGGGCGGACGGTCGTGGACCAGGATCTCGACCCGGTGGGGGTGGCCGTCGTCGAGGTGCAGTCGGGCGGCGCCGCCGACAAGGCCGGGCTCAGACGGGGCGATGTCATCACCCGGCTGGGTGACACGGACATCACCACCATCGCGTCGCTGTCGGAGGCGCTGGCCGCCGACGAGCCGGGGGAACGGACATCGGTGACGTTCCTGCGCGACGGGGACGAGGAGAAGGCGGACGTGACGCTGGGCGAGCAGTGA
- a CDS encoding bifunctional adenosylcobinamide kinase/adenosylcobinamide-phosphate guanylyltransferase, producing MELTLLGTGAPAGLPRPDCPCAACARALGDGARAATALLVDGALMLDLTPGAAFAAARAGRSLGSVRQVLLTHPHNGPAVEVPAGVPQPGRVPDGRELALLTGHRVRAVAMDAPGTGYEVTGPDGKRLLYLPPGGAPAGLEEGSVGRYDLVAADVVGRPDALAKLRAVGAVGPDTDVLAVHLDHDVPPGDELRRRLAAAGARAVPDGTTLVVGAYDDGAQLPDVPRRTLVLGGARSGKSVEAERRLESFPDVLYVATGGTRGGDTEWAERVAAHRERRPGSWRTTETCDLVPLLAEEGAPLLVDCLSLWLTDAMDAVGAWDDAVWADGGEKALRERVRLLVEAVRGARRTVVAVSNEVGSGIVPATASGRRYRDELGRLNAAVAGECEEVVLVVAGQAVVLRG from the coding sequence GTGGAACTCACTCTTCTCGGCACCGGCGCCCCCGCGGGACTCCCCCGCCCCGACTGCCCGTGCGCGGCGTGCGCGCGCGCCCTCGGCGACGGCGCGCGCGCCGCCACCGCGCTCCTCGTGGACGGGGCGCTGATGCTCGATCTGACGCCGGGCGCGGCGTTCGCCGCGGCACGGGCCGGGCGGTCGCTGGGGTCCGTACGGCAGGTGCTGCTGACCCATCCGCACAACGGGCCCGCCGTGGAGGTGCCGGCGGGCGTGCCGCAGCCTGGCCGGGTGCCGGACGGACGGGAGCTGGCGCTGCTGACGGGGCATCGGGTGCGGGCGGTGGCCATGGACGCGCCGGGCACCGGCTACGAGGTCACCGGGCCGGACGGCAAACGCCTGCTGTATCTGCCGCCGGGGGGCGCGCCGGCCGGTCTGGAGGAGGGGTCGGTGGGGCGGTACGACCTGGTGGCCGCCGATGTCGTGGGGCGGCCGGACGCTTTGGCGAAGCTGCGGGCGGTGGGGGCCGTCGGTCCGGACACGGACGTCCTCGCCGTCCATCTGGACCACGACGTCCCGCCGGGTGACGAGCTGCGGCGGCGGCTCGCGGCGGCGGGTGCGCGGGCGGTGCCGGACGGGACGACGCTGGTCGTGGGGGCGTACGACGACGGGGCGCAGCTGCCGGACGTGCCCCGGCGGACGCTGGTGCTGGGCGGCGCGCGGTCCGGGAAGTCGGTGGAGGCGGAGCGGCGCCTGGAGTCGTTCCCTGACGTGCTGTACGTGGCGACCGGCGGCACGCGGGGCGGGGACACCGAGTGGGCGGAGCGGGTCGCCGCGCACCGGGAGCGGCGGCCGGGGTCGTGGCGGACGACCGAGACCTGCGACCTGGTGCCGCTGCTGGCGGAGGAGGGGGCGCCGCTGCTGGTGGACTGCCTGTCGCTGTGGCTGACGGACGCGATGGACGCGGTGGGGGCGTGGGACGACGCGGTGTGGGCGGACGGTGGGGAGAAGGCCCTGCGGGAGCGCGTGCGCTTGCTTGTCGAGGCGGTGCGGGGGGCGCGGCGGACCGTTGTGGCCGTGTCCAACGAGGTGGGGTCCGGGATTGTGCCGGCCACGGCGTCCGGGCGACGGTACCGGGATGAACTGGGGCGGTTGAACGCGGCGGTGGCGGGTGAGTGTGAGGAGGTCGTCTTGGTGGTGGCGGGACAGGCGGTGGTGCTGCGCGGCTGA
- a CDS encoding class I SAM-dependent methyltransferase, with the protein MTATAPAERPETACAFTLAACREHTYVPRHLGLTRRGPRHLRAAARAALGFPEPESWLDVGTGYGRFPETAKEVFPYTAFDGLDPSHRVLQARVAERVEEAHVGHLTDPRITDRLRDRYDVVSMFRHLEHAPDPLAELRAALAVLRPGGHLILELPNSRCLFAALLGPAWVPHSRPGHLHLLPADALREALESHGCTVVTTDHRAAHLPYDLAATTSLLLSRLLPSPLDRLGAPLVAAAWTLDHLLAPLLRRTPRTNAYRIIARKEPR; encoded by the coding sequence ATGACCGCGACCGCACCCGCCGAACGCCCGGAGACCGCCTGCGCGTTCACGCTCGCCGCGTGCCGGGAGCACACCTACGTCCCCCGCCACCTCGGGCTCACCCGGCGCGGACCGCGCCATCTACGGGCCGCCGCCCGCGCGGCGCTCGGCTTCCCCGAACCGGAGAGCTGGCTCGACGTCGGCACCGGTTACGGCCGCTTCCCCGAGACCGCCAAGGAGGTCTTCCCGTACACCGCGTTCGACGGCCTGGACCCCAGCCACCGGGTCCTCCAGGCACGTGTCGCCGAACGCGTGGAGGAGGCCCACGTCGGGCATCTGACGGACCCCCGGATCACGGACCGGCTCCGCGACCGCTACGACGTCGTCAGCATGTTCCGGCACCTGGAACACGCCCCCGACCCGCTCGCCGAACTCCGCGCCGCCCTGGCCGTACTGCGCCCGGGCGGCCATCTGATCCTGGAACTCCCCAACTCCCGCTGCCTGTTCGCCGCGCTCCTCGGCCCGGCCTGGGTCCCGCACAGCCGCCCCGGCCATCTGCACCTGCTGCCGGCCGACGCGCTCCGCGAGGCACTGGAGTCCCACGGCTGCACGGTGGTGACGACGGACCACCGCGCCGCCCACCTCCCCTACGACCTGGCGGCCACGACGTCCCTGCTCCTGTCCCGCCTGCTCCCGTCCCCCCTGGACCGCCTGGGCGCCCCTTTGGTGGCAGCGGCCTGGACCCTGGACCACCTCCTGGCCCCGCTCCTGCGCCGCACCCCCCGAACGAACGCCTACAGAATCATCGCCCGCAAAGAACCAAGGTGA